A stretch of the Macaca mulatta isolate MMU2019108-1 chromosome 14, T2T-MMU8v2.0, whole genome shotgun sequence genome encodes the following:
- the FAM111A gene encoding serine protease FAM111A isoform X2 has product MESRGGPRDVTNTQAQEFHSLKKNPEDQTMPKNRIILVTLDVNYRKNQNMKHELTHSENGSLYMALNTLQALRKEIETHQGQEMLVRGTEGIQGYINLGMPLSCFPESCHVVITFSQSKSKQKEDNHVFGRHDKASTECVKFYIHAVGIGKYKRKIVKCGKLHKKGCKLCVYAFKGETIKDALCKDGRFLSFLENDDWKLIENNDSILESTQPVDELEGKHFQVEVEKRMVPSAAASWNPESEKRNTCVLREQIVAQYPSLKRESEKIKENFKKKMKVKNGETLFKLHRVRFGKVTKNSSSIKVVKLLAHRSDSVGYLFWDSATMGCATCFVFKGLFILTCRHVIDYIVGDGIEPSKWAAIIGQCVRVTFGYEEPEGKETNYFFVEPWFEIHNEELDYAVLKLKENGQQVPMELYNGITPVPLSGLIHIIGHPYGDKKHIDACAVIPQGQRAKKCQEHVQSKEAESPEYVHMYTQSSFEEIVHNPDVITYDTEFFFGASGSPVFDSKGSLVAMHVAGFTYNYQNETRSIIEFGSTMESILLDIKQRYKPWYEEVFVSQQDVEMISGEDL; this is encoded by the coding sequence ATGGAGTCTAGAGGAGGCCCAAGAGACGTAACTAATACCCAGGCTCAAGAATTCCATTCACTTAAGAAAAATCCAGAAGACCAGACTATGCCCAAAAATAGGATAATACTTGTTACCTTGGATGTAAACTACAGGAAAAACCAAAATATGAAACATGAGCTCACACATAGTGAGAATGGTAGCTTATATATGGCTCTCAACACTCTCCAGGCTCTCAGAAAAGAGATAGAAACTCACCAAGGCCAAGAAATGCTTGTGCGTGGCACAGAAGGAATCCAAGGGTACATAAACCTGGGAATGCCCCTCAGTTGTTTCCCTGAAAGCTGCCATGTGGTCATTACGTTTTCCCAAAGTAAAAGTAAGCAGAAGGAAGATAACCACGTATTTGGCCGGCATGACAAAGCATCGACTGAATGTGTCAAATTTTACATTCATGCAGTTGGAATTGGGAAGTACAAAAGAAAGATTGTTAAATGTGGGAAGCTTCACAAAAAAGGGTGCAAACTCTGTGTTTATGCTTTCAAAGGAGAAACCATCAAGGACGCTCTGTGCAAGGATGGcagatttctttcctttctggagAATGATGATTGGAAACTCATTGAAAACAATGACTCTATTTTAGAAAGCACCCAGCCAGTTGATGAATTAGAAGGCAAACACTTTCAGGTTGAGGTTGAGAAAAGAATGGTCCCCAGTGCAGCAGCTTCTTGGAATCCTGAGTCAGAGAAAAGAAACACCTGTGTGTTGAGAGAACAAATCGTGGCTCAGTACCCCAGTCtgaaaagagaaagtgaaaaaatcaaggaaaacttcaagaaaaaaatgaaagtaaaaaatgGGGAAACATTATTTAAATTGCATAGAGTAAGGTTTGGGAAAGTAACAAAAAACTCTTCTTCGATTAAAGTAGTGAAACTTCTTGCACATCGCAGTGACTCAGTTGGGTACTTATTCTGGGACAGTGCAACTATGGGTTGCGCCACctgctttgtttttaaaggatTGTTCATTTTAACTTGTCGGCATGTAATAGATTACATTGTGGGAGACGGAATAGAGCCAAGTAAGTGGGCAGCCATAATTGGTCAATGTGTAAGGGTGACATTTGGTTATGAAGAGccagaaggaaaggaaacaaactaCTTTTTCGTTGAACCTTGGTTTGAGATACATAATGAAGAGCTTGACTATGCTGTCCTGAAACTGAAGGAAAATGGACAACAAGTACCTATGGAACTATACAATGGAATTACTCCTGTGCCACTTAGTGGGTTGATACATATTATTGGCCATCCATATGGAGACAAAAAGCATATTGATGCTTGTGCTGTGATCCCCCAGGGTCAGCGAGCAAAGAAATGTCAGGAACATGTTCAGTCTAAAGAAGCAGAAAGTCCAGAGTATGTCCATATGTATACTCAAAGCAGTTTCGAGGAAATAGTTCACAACCCTGATGTGATTACCTATGACACTGAGTTTTTCTTCGGGGCTTCCGGCTCCCCTGTGTTTGATTCAAAAGGTTCATTGGTGGCCATGCATGTTGCTGGCTTTACTTATAACTACCAAAATGAGACTCGTAGTATCATTGAGTTTGGCTCTACTATGGAATCCATCCTCCTTGATATTAAGCAAAGATATAAGCCATGGTATGAAGAAGTATTTGTAAGTCAGCAGGATGTAGAAATGATAAGTGGTGAGGACTTGTGA
- the FAM111A gene encoding serine protease FAM111A isoform X1 codes for MSCKKQRSQKHSVNEKCNMKIDHYFSPVSKKQQNNSSTSQIRMESRGGPRDVTNTQAQEFHSLKKNPEDQTMPKNRIILVTLDVNYRKNQNMKHELTHSENGSLYMALNTLQALRKEIETHQGQEMLVRGTEGIQGYINLGMPLSCFPESCHVVITFSQSKSKQKEDNHVFGRHDKASTECVKFYIHAVGIGKYKRKIVKCGKLHKKGCKLCVYAFKGETIKDALCKDGRFLSFLENDDWKLIENNDSILESTQPVDELEGKHFQVEVEKRMVPSAAASWNPESEKRNTCVLREQIVAQYPSLKRESEKIKENFKKKMKVKNGETLFKLHRVRFGKVTKNSSSIKVVKLLAHRSDSVGYLFWDSATMGCATCFVFKGLFILTCRHVIDYIVGDGIEPSKWAAIIGQCVRVTFGYEEPEGKETNYFFVEPWFEIHNEELDYAVLKLKENGQQVPMELYNGITPVPLSGLIHIIGHPYGDKKHIDACAVIPQGQRAKKCQEHVQSKEAESPEYVHMYTQSSFEEIVHNPDVITYDTEFFFGASGSPVFDSKGSLVAMHVAGFTYNYQNETRSIIEFGSTMESILLDIKQRYKPWYEEVFVSQQDVEMISGEDL; via the coding sequence gtCTCTAAAAAGCAACAGAATAATTCCAGTACTTCTCAAATCAGGATGGAGTCTAGAGGAGGCCCAAGAGACGTAACTAATACCCAGGCTCAAGAATTCCATTCACTTAAGAAAAATCCAGAAGACCAGACTATGCCCAAAAATAGGATAATACTTGTTACCTTGGATGTAAACTACAGGAAAAACCAAAATATGAAACATGAGCTCACACATAGTGAGAATGGTAGCTTATATATGGCTCTCAACACTCTCCAGGCTCTCAGAAAAGAGATAGAAACTCACCAAGGCCAAGAAATGCTTGTGCGTGGCACAGAAGGAATCCAAGGGTACATAAACCTGGGAATGCCCCTCAGTTGTTTCCCTGAAAGCTGCCATGTGGTCATTACGTTTTCCCAAAGTAAAAGTAAGCAGAAGGAAGATAACCACGTATTTGGCCGGCATGACAAAGCATCGACTGAATGTGTCAAATTTTACATTCATGCAGTTGGAATTGGGAAGTACAAAAGAAAGATTGTTAAATGTGGGAAGCTTCACAAAAAAGGGTGCAAACTCTGTGTTTATGCTTTCAAAGGAGAAACCATCAAGGACGCTCTGTGCAAGGATGGcagatttctttcctttctggagAATGATGATTGGAAACTCATTGAAAACAATGACTCTATTTTAGAAAGCACCCAGCCAGTTGATGAATTAGAAGGCAAACACTTTCAGGTTGAGGTTGAGAAAAGAATGGTCCCCAGTGCAGCAGCTTCTTGGAATCCTGAGTCAGAGAAAAGAAACACCTGTGTGTTGAGAGAACAAATCGTGGCTCAGTACCCCAGTCtgaaaagagaaagtgaaaaaatcaaggaaaacttcaagaaaaaaatgaaagtaaaaaatgGGGAAACATTATTTAAATTGCATAGAGTAAGGTTTGGGAAAGTAACAAAAAACTCTTCTTCGATTAAAGTAGTGAAACTTCTTGCACATCGCAGTGACTCAGTTGGGTACTTATTCTGGGACAGTGCAACTATGGGTTGCGCCACctgctttgtttttaaaggatTGTTCATTTTAACTTGTCGGCATGTAATAGATTACATTGTGGGAGACGGAATAGAGCCAAGTAAGTGGGCAGCCATAATTGGTCAATGTGTAAGGGTGACATTTGGTTATGAAGAGccagaaggaaaggaaacaaactaCTTTTTCGTTGAACCTTGGTTTGAGATACATAATGAAGAGCTTGACTATGCTGTCCTGAAACTGAAGGAAAATGGACAACAAGTACCTATGGAACTATACAATGGAATTACTCCTGTGCCACTTAGTGGGTTGATACATATTATTGGCCATCCATATGGAGACAAAAAGCATATTGATGCTTGTGCTGTGATCCCCCAGGGTCAGCGAGCAAAGAAATGTCAGGAACATGTTCAGTCTAAAGAAGCAGAAAGTCCAGAGTATGTCCATATGTATACTCAAAGCAGTTTCGAGGAAATAGTTCACAACCCTGATGTGATTACCTATGACACTGAGTTTTTCTTCGGGGCTTCCGGCTCCCCTGTGTTTGATTCAAAAGGTTCATTGGTGGCCATGCATGTTGCTGGCTTTACTTATAACTACCAAAATGAGACTCGTAGTATCATTGAGTTTGGCTCTACTATGGAATCCATCCTCCTTGATATTAAGCAAAGATATAAGCCATGGTATGAAGAAGTATTTGTAAGTCAGCAGGATGTAGAAATGATAAGTGGTGAGGACTTGTGA